DNA sequence from the Candidatus Eisenbacteria bacterium genome:
TCTTCCTGATTCCAGATCAATACGTTGGATGGGTGCCGTTTGCAGTCAGCGGCGCCCGGCAGTACATGAGAAGACATCCCGTTTCGGTCATCTACTCCACTTCTTCTCCGGACAGCTCTCATCTCGCCGCCCTCCTGACCAAGCGCCTGTGTTCGAAACCGTGGGTGGCGGACTTCCGCGACCCCTGGACCGAGAGGTTGACCTTCGCTTCGCCCACTCGAGTTCACTTGAGACTGCATCGCTTCCTCGAGGCCGCGGTGCTCAGAAACGCGGATCGTGTGGTGTGCACCAGCGAGGAGATAATGCGGGATTTCCTGAACAAGTATCCTCGTCTCGAGCCTCGGAAGTTCCACGTCATTACGAACGGCTTCGATTCTGAAGATTTCGCCGGAACCGTCGCTTTGGCAACGCAATTCACGATCAGTCATACGGGTATACTGACCGGGAAGAGGAATGCGTTCGGCTTTCTTGAAGGCCTGAGGCTCTTTCTCGAGCAGAGGCCGGACGCGAGGCCCAAGATGCGAGTTTCCTTCGTCGGACCGCGCGACAGCGAAAACGAGGTCAAGGCAGAGGAATTGAATCTTCTCGACGTCGTTTCCTTCCGCGGTTCGCTACCCCACAGAGAATGCGTGGCCCTACAGCGCAGCTCTCAGGTCTTGTTGCTCATCGAAGACGACAGCCCCCGCGGCGCGATGATATATCCTGCAAAGGTTTTCGAGTACGGAGCGTCGGGTCGCCCCATCCTGGCTCTCTTGCCGGAGGGCGCGGCCTCGAGATTTGTGAGAGAGCTGAAGGCCGGCACGGTCTGCTCTCCTTCCGATCCGCTCGAGATATCGAGAGCGATATCTTCATTCTTCTCGGCTCACGAAGCCGGAACTCCCCTGAACGGCATCATCGACAAGGGCCTGCTCGCGGCGTACGAGAGACGCGAGTTGACGAAACAACTTGCCCGATTGCTTGCCGCGTTCGAGAAAACGGCCGAATCTCCGCAATCTGGTCCCCGAGAATAGAGAAGGGGAGCCCCCCTTTCTCCCAGGCCCCCGGAAACCCTCTCAAACGGCCGCCCAGTTTCGCAAAAAAAAATCTCCGGCGGGCGGATTTTTTTGTTGACAGTAGGAGGGGGATATCGGTATTATGCGGCAGTGGTGAAGAGTGGTGATTTGAGGTGACATAACCCTAATGATGGTGTTCTATGGAAATCGCATTTCAGGGAACGTTCGCGCACACGATAGACCAGAAGGGTAGACTGAGCATACCCGCGACGCTCAGGGAAATGCTTCCGAAGAATCAGCAGAGGAAATTCACCGTCATGAGGGGGCTGGACGGCTGCCTCTTTCTCTATCCGAGAGGAGAGTGGGAGAGGGTGCAGAGAAAGATAAAGAGGCTTCCCTTCTGGAAGGCCGACACGAGAAGGTTCGCGAGGCTATTCTTTCAGAAGGCATACAACGTGGAGCCTGACAGACAGGGGCGAGTGACGATTCCACAGGAATTGCTCGAGGAGACAAGATTCGACAAGGAAGTGTGGTTCCTGGGAGTGGGGGAGAGAATAGAGATTTGGAATCCCAAGGTTTACAAGAAGTATCTGAGCGAAGGCAACGTGACGTTCGAAGAAGCAGCCGAGAAGGTCTTGGTACCGAGAGAAGACACGGATGACTGAAGAATATCCGGGGCACAACAAGTCTGCATTTCGCACACGAGTGCAAGAGGCCGGGGCTCTAGTGGCCATAGTATTGGAGGGGAGGCTCTCTGTCAGGAACGCTGAAGCTCTGACAGGCCGTCTCGCAAGGCTCTTCACATCTGGGAAGTCCGCTATCATAATCGACTTCTCAAGGCTTAAGCACGCCGACTACAGATGCCTTCCCTCCTTTGCCTCTTCACTCAAGAGGCTGTCCCTGTGCGGCTGTCATGTGACCCTTTGCAGTATGAGTGACTACGTCTTCAACATCTTCAAGGCAGTGGGGTGTGATGACGGGCTGGACATCTACGCGAGTAAACAAGAGGCTGTGAGAGCGCTGGACTTCTACCTAGCCGGGTCTTGCGCCTCTCGGTCGTCTCGAACACGAGCCATATCTGCAACCTTATGACAAAATGCCCCAAAGTCAACCTGGAAAACGGCAGCCACACGCACCAGTCATGGTGCGTGAGATCTTGTCGCTGCTCGTCCACGACCCTGACGGCACTTACGTAGACTGCACTCTGGGTTGTGGAGGACACGCTGCCGCCATTCTGGGAAAGCTCTCTCACCAGGGCAGGCTCATAGGCATGGACAAGGACGGAGCCTCGTTTCTTGTCGCCGGTGAGAATCTTAGAGCGTTTGGTGAAAGAGCGTTGCTCTTCAATCGAGACTTCCGAGAGTTGCCAAACACGCTGGCGGATTTGTCACTCAGATCCGTCGACGGCATATTGTTCGACCTAGGAATTTCCTCCTTCCAGCTTGGCTCCGAGAGGGGCTTCAGCTTTCAGAAGGAGTCACCGCTTGACATGCGATTCGACCCCGCGAGGGGAGTTACAGCCGCCGAGCTTCTGAACACGTTGGAGGAGAGGCGGTTGGTGGAGATTTTCAGGGTGTACGGTGACGTACGAAACGCGAGAGGGCTTGCGCGGTCGATAGTGGAGTTCAGAAGAAGGCAGCCCTTCCTGACCACGCTCCACCTCGTCTCTGCAGCCCGAAAGGTCATTTCCCACGGAAACCCGCACGGCTCTCTTGCAAGAATCTTTCAGGCACTCAGGATAGTCGTTAACGACGAACTTGATAACGTGCGCGAGGGATTAGGGCTCGCTGCGCCTCTCCTCGCCCCCGAGGGCAGGCTCTGCGTAGTCTCGTATCATTCGGGCGAAGACAGGATCGTGAAGCAATTCATGCGCGAGACGTTGCTTCTCGCCATTCTCACCCGCAAACCGTTGAGACCGGGAAGAGACGAAGTCGTGGAGAATCCAAGGTCCAGGAGCGCTCTGCTGAGAGCAGCCAGGAGGTCGTAGGATGACCAGGTTCTTGAGGAGATCGCCGCCCCCGAGATCGGGTTGGAGCACGTTTCCGTCACAGCGCAAGAATGCCCTCAAGAGGGTGCTCTCGTTCGCGGTGGCCTTCCTTCTCGCCTTCCTCTTCGCCTGGGAGAACATCTACATGGATCAGCTTCTCTCCGACCTGCAGAAGCAGAGGAACGCGGTGGAGAACCTTCGCGCGCAGGTGACCGAAACGCGCGCTGTAATCCAGGAGAAGATGATGCTGGCGCTTTCAGACACCGACGCATCGAGCATTGGACTCGGAGCAGCCGACGTTGAACAGATCGTCCTGCTCTCGGAAAGCTCGGGCCTCTTTGCCGGGCGGCAGTACGTCCCGGCTCGACTGTCTTCGTTGGAACAAGTTCAGAGACGGATATTTGACTTCTTCGTGACGACGGCTCTGGCGCGTGTGCAGAGTCCGGAGCAGCCATAAAAAAACCGGAACATCAGACATGAGAACGTATGATCCCAAGCGAAGACTCAAGCACCTTGCTCTCGCTTGCCTGGTCATATGGCTCATCCTCTTTGTCAGGCTACTCCAGGTCCAGATCTTCCTCCATTCCTCCTACGTGAACAAAGCAATTGCGCAGCAAAATCGACGCGTACCGGTGAGCGGGATCAGGGGTACCATCTACGACAGAAACGGCGAAATCCTGGCCCAGGACATCAGGACCTCCTCGGTCTGCGCCTACCCCGATCAAGTGAAGAACAAGGTTTCCACCGCCAGAGAGTTGAGTTCGGTCCTCGGCGTTCCCTACGGAAGGGTCCTCGCGCAACTCAAGAGAAAAGTGGGCTACGTCTCTATAGCCAGCAAGATATCTGCTGAGGCCGAAGCCAAACTGCGTGAGGCAAGACTCGGGGGCGTAGACCTGATTGACGACACAAGACGGATATATCCCCTTGGGGCTGCTGCCTGCCACGTGGTCGGGCTCGTAAATCCCGACGGCGAGGGCATAGAAGGCGTCGAGGCAGGAATGAACGAGGTTCTGATGGGCACGCCGGGCTGGTTTATCCTGGCCCACGACGCCAAGGGAGAAGACTTTGTCACGGCCAAGAGTGTGATGAAGGAGCCGAGAGCGGGGGCCAACGTAATCCTGACAATCGATTCCCACTACCAGACGATCGCGGCCTCAAGTCTCAAGCGAGCAGTCGCCGCGAACAACGCTGTTGGCGGGACGATCATCATCGTCAATCCAGCCACGGGCGAAATACTGGCAATGGCCAACGAGCCCAGCTTCGATCCTTCCGACAATCGCACCTGGAAAAAAGGTGCACTGAGAAACAGGGCCGTGACCGACCAGTTCGAACCGGGGTCGACCTTCAAGCTCATCACTGTTTCCGCAGTCCTTGACGAGAAGCTTGCGGATTCGACGAGCGCGTTCTACGCAGAAAACGGCGTTGCCTACATTGGAAAAGCCAGGATCACCGACACGCATGAGCACGGATGGCTCAATCTCAAGGAGTTCTTCACGGTATCGAGCAACATCGTCGCGGCCAAACTGGGGATGCTTCTCGGGAAAGAGAGGTTCTACAGATATTGTCGCGCCTTTGGGTTTGGGGCGACGACCGGTATAGACCTTCCCGGAGAGGCTGCGGGCAAGCTGAGAAACCCTTCCGCCTGGTCCGAGAGATCTCTTCCCACGATGGCGTTCGGCCAGGAGATTTCTGTCACGTCTCTACAACTCGTGATGGCCTATGCGGCAATTGCCAATGACGGCATACTCATGCGCCCCGCCACAATAAAGCGCGTGCTGGACACCGAAAGAAAACCCTTGAGGACGTGGCAACCTCGCAGAACACGGCAGGTGGTCACTGCTTCCACCGCCAGGACTGTCCGCGAGTTTCTCGCCACCGCCGTAGACATAGGAACCGGCAGGAACGCCGGCGTTGACTGGTGCAGGTTGGGCGGCAAGACTGGAACCGCACAGAAATACGACCCGAACACTCGTACGTATTCGTACTGGATAAGTTCTTTCGCAGGACTCGTTCCTGCCGAGAATACAAAGATTGTCTGCCTTGTCGTGCTGGATCAGCCCGCTCTGGCACACTTAGGCGCGCTCGTGGCAGCCCCGGTTTTCAAGGAGGTGATTGAGACTGTCAGCAAGTGTTCGAGGTCGCCTTTGGCCCCCGGCTTTGACAGCATTCCCTTTGTAGTCAAGAACGACGCGTCCCTGCGAGTGCCGGACGTTAGACTTCTTGCCGAGGAGAAAGCGGGGGAAGACCTGCGGAAGGCCGGTTTCCGCGCGCAGCTAAAGGGGATCGGTAGTCGAGTGGTCTCGCAGGACCCACCTCCGGGAGCCTTGACCAAGGCGGGGGCAGAGGTGCAGCTTGAACTCAAGGAGAGCGAGAAGCTGCCCGAGAGTGCGGCGGTCATTCCGGACCTCACCGGCCTCAGCGTGAGGGAGGCGCTCCGAAAGCTCTCCTTCATCGCCGTGAGTGCCAAGGTCGACGGAAGCGGCGTCGTAGTCGCTCAGTTTCCGCCTCCCGGGACCACTACTCGCCGCGGCGAGCGATGCGTTTTGACGTGTAGACCCACGGTTGACGTCTATACCTGTAGTACCAGATGAAGAATGGTCGGAGTGAGGCCAAGTCGCAATTGAGACTGAAGACACATTCAATGAAGCTCCAAGACCTACTGAGTGATCTCGAGACAAAGACGGTTTCGGGCCCTGACGACGTTGACGTCTCACACATTGCCTACGATTCCCGGAAGGTAGGACCTGGAGCAATCTTTGTCTGCGTGAGCGGTTTGCGCAGCGACGGCCACAAGTTTGTCAGGGAGGCTGTTTCGTCGGGGGCCGTGGCGGTGGTTGTCGATAGAGACGTACCCGTCGACGACGCGGTGAGAATCCGTGTTCCCGATTCGAGGAAGGCCCTCGCCTTGCTCGCATGCAGTTTCCACGGACACCCTTCGCGCAAGCTCAAGATCGCCGGAATAACGGGAACGAATGGGAAAACCACGGTGTCTTATCTGGTCCAGTCGATCTGTTCTCAGGCCGGTTTGAAGGCGGGGGTCATCGGCACCGTCGGCTACGACGTCGGTGATACGAAACTCAAAGGTTCCCACACGACGCCCGAGGCGCCCGAATTCCAGGAACTCCTGAGCAGAATGGTGGCGCAGAGAATCAGTCATGCGGCCGTCGAAGTCTCCTCGCACGCTCTGGCGCTCAGGCGTTCCTACGGAACAAAATTCGACGTGGTCGTGTTCACGAATCTCACCCGCGACCATCTGGACTTTCACGGCACGTTCGAGGACTACAGGAAGGCCAAGCTCAGGCTCTTCGATCGCGCAGAGAGGGGAGTCTCGGAGAAGGACCGGCCCACGGCCGTGCTCAATCTTGACGATCCTTTCTCTGACGCCCTGGCCGAGGCCGTGGGCGAAGATATAATCGGCTACTCGATTGACAAGGACGCCGACTTGAGGGCGCGAGACGTGAAGCTTTTCCCGGGCGGCAGCACGTTTTCTGTGATCTGGAAGGGGCAAGCATTCGAGGTCAGACTCTCTCTTCCCGGCCTGTTCAATGTCGCGAACGCCCTCGCGGCTTTTGGCGTGGGAACGTCCTTCGGGATCGAGGGACATCACGCAGTTCGCGGGCTCGAGGCGATGAAGGGAGTCAAGGGAAGGCTGGAGCTCGTGGAGAAGTGTCAGCCTTTCTCTGTTTTCGTAGACTACGCCCACACGCCGGACGCCCTGAGCAACGTGCTCAGGACCGTGCGCGACATCACGAAGGGAAATCTCATCTGCGTGTTCGGCTGCGGAGGGGAGAGAGACAAAGGCAAGCGAAGTGAGATGGGGCGTGTCTCCGGAGCGCTCGCGAACTACACCGTCATCACGTCCGATAACCCGCGAAGCGAGGAGCCGCTCTCCATAATCACCGAAATAGAGGAGGGAATGCTTGCGGCTGGTGGATGCTACGAGACGGTCCCCGACCGTCGCGAGGCGATAGGACGTGCCATCGCTCGCGCGAGGCAGGGCGACAGCGTCCTCATAGCAGGCAAGGGGCACGAAGACTATCAGATCCTCGGTGACAAGGTCATACATTTCGACGACAGAGAAGTGGTCGAGGAGTTTTTGAACGGACGATCGCGATGAAAGTGAGCTTCACGGTAAACGAAATCATCAAGGCGACCGGCGCCGCGTACCCCAGCGAGGGAGCGAGACGGAGGGTACCCGAGTTTTTTCCCGGGATATCCGTTGATTCGCGAACAGTGGGGGAGGGAGAGCTCTTTGTGGCCCTCAGGGGTAACAGGTTCGATGGCCACGACTTCATTGATGAAGCGCTCTCCGGAGGCGCGTCGGCTGCTCTTGTCTCGAGCGACTGGGTGCGTGCGAGGAGAGACGGAGACGTTGCAGGCGCTTTTCTTGTCGTGCGGGATTCTCTCGCCGCGTTCCAAGAACTCGGGAAATATCACAGGATTCGTATCAATCCCAGGGTGGTTGCCGTGACAGGAAGCAACGGCAAGACGACCACGAAGGACTTGATTGCGGCAGTCTCTTCGGCGAAGTATCCCACGGCCAAGACCCAGGGGAATCTCAACAACCAGTTCGGCGTACCGATCACTCTCCTTCAGCTCAAGACCGGAGACGAGGTGGCCGTCGTGGAGATGGGCATGAACCATCCCGGGGAACTTCGTCGCCTTGCGGAACTCTGCATGCCCTCGATTGCGGTGATAACGAACGCCAGCGCCTCCCATCTGGAAGGGCTCGGCACGGTTCACGACGTGGCCCGCGCGAAGAGCGAGCTGGCCGAAGACCTGAGTAGAGATGATTGGCTCATTCTGCACAGAGATTCGGAAGAACTCTACAGGCAGAACCGCACCAGGCGCTGCAGGATTGTCACCTTCGGAATGTCTGAAGAGTCCGACCTATTCCCCAGGGACGTGCGCCATTCTGGAAGAGACGGAACGGAGCTGCAGGTAGACGGTTTTCCTCCGGTCAGACTCGCGTTGCTGGGCAGACAGAACGTGCTCAACGCGCTCGCGGCTCTCGCTGCCTCGAGATCGCTGGGCGTGCCGCCCGAAATCGCGGTTTCTGCGCTCGCCACGACGAGACCCGCTAAAGGCCGGATGGAGATCAAGATGGTCGGACCGGCCACTTTTGTGGACGATTCGTACAACGCAAACCCGATTTCGATGAAGATGGCTCTCGAGACCTTGTTTTCCCTCGACGGCTTCGGAAGGAGAATGGCAGTTCTCGGTGACATGCTCGAGCTCGGCGACACGAGCGAGAGATGGCACGTAGAACTGGGAGTCCAGGCCGGCAAAGCAGACATGCTGCTGCTCCGTGGACAATTCGCTCGGGCCGTCGAGAGGGGGGCTCTAAGCGCGGGCATGGATCCTGGAAAGGTTTCCGTTCTTGGAACGCACGCCGAAATGGCCGAGCGAATACTGGCAATCTGGGCCGAAGGTGACCTCTTTCTACTGAAGGGCTCGAGGGGCATGGAAATGGAGAAGGTGCTTGCCGAGCTTGCAAGACGCGTGAAGGAGCCTTCCGGACCGGCCGCGGCCGGCTTGAGGAGAGAAGCGTAACGTGCTGTACCATTTGCTCTATCCGCTTCACACTCACATTTCCTTCTTCAACGTATTCAGGTACATAACGGTCAGAGCCGCGTACGCTGCGGTGACCGCTCTTCTCTTGAGCCTGATCCTCGGCCCGCCGCTCATAAGGTGGCTCAGGACCTTCAAGATAAGGCAGACGATAAGACAGGACGGCCCGGCCACGCACTTCACCAAAGAGGGAACGCCGACCATGGGCGGCCTCCTCATACTTCTTGCGGTTGTGGTGCCGACACTTCTCTGGGCAAACCTGGCAAACAAGTTTATATGGATTGTGCTTCTGTCCACGGTGTGGTTGGGACTGATTGGTTTCCTGGACGACTACCTCAAAATAGTGAAGAGGTACCCGAAGGGATTGCGTGGTAGATACAAGATCGCTGCCCAGATCGCCCTCGGCCTGGCCGTGGGGCTCATTCTCTATTTCTACCCGACGCAGCAAGAAATGGCAGGATGGACCAACGTGCCGTTTTTGAAAGAGATGAGTCTCTATTTCGGTCCGTTCTACGTGCTGTTCGTGGTACTTGTCATCACGGGAAGTTCGAACGCAGTGAATCTGTCTGACGGACTTGACGGGCTGGCGATAGGAATGGTGATCTTCGTCGCTCTGGCCTTCGGAGCCCTGAGCTATGTCACGGGCCACGTCAAGTTCGCCAGCTACCTCAACGTCTACTACATCGAAGGAGCGGGGGAGCTGTCGGTATTCTGCGGCGCCGTCATGGGAGCTTCCCTGGGTTTTCTGTGGTTCAATTGCCACCCTGCTGTCGTGTTTATGGGAGACACGGGGGCGCTGGCGCTGGGAGGTGCGCTGGGGACCGTCGCAGTTCTGATAAGGCGCGAGTTGCTTCTCGTAATCGTGGGTGGTCTCTTTGTGGTGGAAGCACTCTCCGTCATGTTGCAGGTAGCTTCCTTCAAGCTGCGCGGTCGCAGATTGTTCAGGATGGCCCCGCTTCACCATCACTTCGAATTGCTTGGCTGGCCCGAGTCGCGTGTCGTAGTCAGATTTTGGATAGTTGCTGCCATATTGGCGCTCGTTACCATCACAACGCTGAAACTACAATGAAAACACCAAACACGCCGAGGATATCAAAGATGTCGAAGACATCGAAGACATCTCCCTCCTTCTTCAAGAAGAATGTCCTGGTAGTCGGCCTGGGGCGAAGCGGAATAGCCGCCTGCGTGCTACTTCGCAAGTACGGGTGCGCCATAACTGCCACGGACGTCAGAGAACAGTCCGCGCTCACGACAGACGTGCGTAATCTGCAAGACGAGGGCGTCAAGCTCTCCTTGGGCGGGCACGACCCCGCACTAATCAAGGGCAAGGATCTCGTTGTCCTCAGTCCGGGCGTGCCCAGGAGCATCGCGTTGATTCAAGAGGCCCTCAAGGCGGGCCTTCCCGTTCTTAGCGAGATAGAAATAGCCTCCGAGGTCGCCCGCGCTCCCATTCTGGCGGTCACGGGAACGAACGGCAAGAGCACCGTGGTCACACTTCTGGGGACGATACTCTCGAGTGCGGGGCTTGAGGTCGCGGTCGCCGGCAACATAGGCGTGGCCCTGTCGGCCGTGGTGGAGGACGTCCCTTCTGAGGGGGTCATCGTTGCCGAAATCAGCAGTTTCCAGCTCGAAAGTATTGCGAAATTCCACCCCAAGGTGGCCGTGCTCTTGAACATTACGCCCGACCATCTGGACAGGTACGATCGTCTCGGCAGCTACATCGAGGCAAAGGCCAGGCTGTTCTCGAACCTCAAGCCGTCCGACTTCGCCGTCTACAATGCCGACGATCCTTTCGTGCCCCCGCTCGTGACCCCGCTCACGGCAGGGCTACTCAGTTTCTCGTTCAGAGAGCGAAGAGTAAAGGACGGGGCCTTTGTGCGTGGAGGCGCCTTCTGGCTGCGACGCTCGGGCGAGGAGTTCGAAGTGACCAGAGAAAACAACGTCGCGCTGAGGGGGCCGCACAATTTCTCGAACATACTCGCCTCAATCTGCGCAGCTTCGGCCCTCGGCCTGACAGCGGAACAGATGAAACGGCCGCTGGAGCAGTTCAAGGGACTCGAGCACAGGCTCGAGGAGGTGGCCGAAATAGACGGCGTGAGTTTCGTCAACGACTCCAAGGCGACGAACGTCGATTCACTCAAGTACTCGCTGCTCTCTTTTGACAATCCTATCGTGCTGATAGCGGGGGGAAGGGACAAGGGCGGCAACTTCTCTACGCTGAAGCAGCTCGTCGCCGAAAGAGTGAAGGAGCTCGTTCTCGTCGGCGAAGCTTCCCAGAAAATCTCAAGCTCCTGGTCCGGAACACGCGCCCACCTGGCCCAATCCATGGCGGAAGCGGTGGAGACGGCCTTCAAACTGGCCGCGCCTCGCGACGTCGTTTTGCTGGCACCCGGATGTGCGAGCTTCGACATGTTCAAGGATTTCGAGGACAGGGGCCGCGCCTTCAAGAACGCT
Encoded proteins:
- a CDS encoding glycosyltransferase family 4 protein, yielding MCKTEEKFETTVKGKILMFAYFFPPLGGGGVQRTSKFVKYLPSFGWLPAVVTVNERAYWVKDNTLRDDVPSGVDVVRTSAVSVFHLLRFVPGGGSSGGEGQRSGALFSFLRKVSSFFLIPDQYVGWVPFAVSGARQYMRRHPVSVIYSTSSPDSSHLAALLTKRLCSKPWVADFRDPWTERLTFASPTRVHLRLHRFLEAAVLRNADRVVCTSEEIMRDFLNKYPRLEPRKFHVITNGFDSEDFAGTVALATQFTISHTGILTGKRNAFGFLEGLRLFLEQRPDARPKMRVSFVGPRDSENEVKAEELNLLDVVSFRGSLPHRECVALQRSSQVLLLIEDDSPRGAMIYPAKVFEYGASGRPILALLPEGAASRFVRELKAGTVCSPSDPLEISRAISSFFSAHEAGTPLNGIIDKGLLAAYERRELTKQLARLLAAFEKTAESPQSGPRE
- the mraZ gene encoding division/cell wall cluster transcriptional repressor MraZ, whose amino-acid sequence is MEIAFQGTFAHTIDQKGRLSIPATLREMLPKNQQRKFTVMRGLDGCLFLYPRGEWERVQRKIKRLPFWKADTRRFARLFFQKAYNVEPDRQGRVTIPQELLEETRFDKEVWFLGVGERIEIWNPKVYKKYLSEGNVTFEEAAEKVLVPREDTDD
- a CDS encoding STAS domain-containing protein produces the protein MTEEYPGHNKSAFRTRVQEAGALVAIVLEGRLSVRNAEALTGRLARLFTSGKSAIIIDFSRLKHADYRCLPSFASSLKRLSLCGCHVTLCSMSDYVFNIFKAVGCDDGLDIYASKQEAVRALDFYLAGSCASRSSRTRAISATL
- the rsmH gene encoding 16S rRNA (cytosine(1402)-N(4))-methyltransferase RsmH, producing the protein MPQSQPGKRQPHAPVMVREILSLLVHDPDGTYVDCTLGCGGHAAAILGKLSHQGRLIGMDKDGASFLVAGENLRAFGERALLFNRDFRELPNTLADLSLRSVDGILFDLGISSFQLGSERGFSFQKESPLDMRFDPARGVTAAELLNTLEERRLVEIFRVYGDVRNARGLARSIVEFRRRQPFLTTLHLVSAARKVISHGNPHGSLARIFQALRIVVNDELDNVREGLGLAAPLLAPEGRLCVVSYHSGEDRIVKQFMRETLLLAILTRKPLRPGRDEVVENPRSRSALLRAARRS
- a CDS encoding penicillin-binding transpeptidase domain-containing protein, which gives rise to MRTYDPKRRLKHLALACLVIWLILFVRLLQVQIFLHSSYVNKAIAQQNRRVPVSGIRGTIYDRNGEILAQDIRTSSVCAYPDQVKNKVSTARELSSVLGVPYGRVLAQLKRKVGYVSIASKISAEAEAKLREARLGGVDLIDDTRRIYPLGAAACHVVGLVNPDGEGIEGVEAGMNEVLMGTPGWFILAHDAKGEDFVTAKSVMKEPRAGANVILTIDSHYQTIAASSLKRAVAANNAVGGTIIIVNPATGEILAMANEPSFDPSDNRTWKKGALRNRAVTDQFEPGSTFKLITVSAVLDEKLADSTSAFYAENGVAYIGKARITDTHEHGWLNLKEFFTVSSNIVAAKLGMLLGKERFYRYCRAFGFGATTGIDLPGEAAGKLRNPSAWSERSLPTMAFGQEISVTSLQLVMAYAAIANDGILMRPATIKRVLDTERKPLRTWQPRRTRQVVTASTARTVREFLATAVDIGTGRNAGVDWCRLGGKTGTAQKYDPNTRTYSYWISSFAGLVPAENTKIVCLVVLDQPALAHLGALVAAPVFKEVIETVSKCSRSPLAPGFDSIPFVVKNDASLRVPDVRLLAEEKAGEDLRKAGFRAQLKGIGSRVVSQDPPPGALTKAGAEVQLELKESEKLPESAAVIPDLTGLSVREALRKLSFIAVSAKVDGSGVVVAQFPPPGTTTRRGERCVLTCRPTVDVYTCSTR
- a CDS encoding UDP-N-acetylmuramoyl-L-alanyl-D-glutamate--2,6-diaminopimelate ligase, which produces MKLQDLLSDLETKTVSGPDDVDVSHIAYDSRKVGPGAIFVCVSGLRSDGHKFVREAVSSGAVAVVVDRDVPVDDAVRIRVPDSRKALALLACSFHGHPSRKLKIAGITGTNGKTTVSYLVQSICSQAGLKAGVIGTVGYDVGDTKLKGSHTTPEAPEFQELLSRMVAQRISHAAVEVSSHALALRRSYGTKFDVVVFTNLTRDHLDFHGTFEDYRKAKLRLFDRAERGVSEKDRPTAVLNLDDPFSDALAEAVGEDIIGYSIDKDADLRARDVKLFPGGSTFSVIWKGQAFEVRLSLPGLFNVANALAAFGVGTSFGIEGHHAVRGLEAMKGVKGRLELVEKCQPFSVFVDYAHTPDALSNVLRTVRDITKGNLICVFGCGGERDKGKRSEMGRVSGALANYTVITSDNPRSEEPLSIITEIEEGMLAAGGCYETVPDRREAIGRAIARARQGDSVLIAGKGHEDYQILGDKVIHFDDREVVEEFLNGRSR
- a CDS encoding UDP-N-acetylmuramoyl-tripeptide--D-alanyl-D-alanine ligase; this translates as MKVSFTVNEIIKATGAAYPSEGARRRVPEFFPGISVDSRTVGEGELFVALRGNRFDGHDFIDEALSGGASAALVSSDWVRARRDGDVAGAFLVVRDSLAAFQELGKYHRIRINPRVVAVTGSNGKTTTKDLIAAVSSAKYPTAKTQGNLNNQFGVPITLLQLKTGDEVAVVEMGMNHPGELRRLAELCMPSIAVITNASASHLEGLGTVHDVARAKSELAEDLSRDDWLILHRDSEELYRQNRTRRCRIVTFGMSEESDLFPRDVRHSGRDGTELQVDGFPPVRLALLGRQNVLNALAALAASRSLGVPPEIAVSALATTRPAKGRMEIKMVGPATFVDDSYNANPISMKMALETLFSLDGFGRRMAVLGDMLELGDTSERWHVELGVQAGKADMLLLRGQFARAVERGALSAGMDPGKVSVLGTHAEMAERILAIWAEGDLFLLKGSRGMEMEKVLAELARRVKEPSGPAAAGLRREA
- the mraY gene encoding phospho-N-acetylmuramoyl-pentapeptide-transferase — translated: MLYHLLYPLHTHISFFNVFRYITVRAAYAAVTALLLSLILGPPLIRWLRTFKIRQTIRQDGPATHFTKEGTPTMGGLLILLAVVVPTLLWANLANKFIWIVLLSTVWLGLIGFLDDYLKIVKRYPKGLRGRYKIAAQIALGLAVGLILYFYPTQQEMAGWTNVPFLKEMSLYFGPFYVLFVVLVITGSSNAVNLSDGLDGLAIGMVIFVALAFGALSYVTGHVKFASYLNVYYIEGAGELSVFCGAVMGASLGFLWFNCHPAVVFMGDTGALALGGALGTVAVLIRRELLLVIVGGLFVVEALSVMLQVASFKLRGRRLFRMAPLHHHFELLGWPESRVVVRFWIVAAILALVTITTLKLQ
- the murD gene encoding UDP-N-acetylmuramoyl-L-alanine--D-glutamate ligase — encoded protein: MSKTSKTSPSFFKKNVLVVGLGRSGIAACVLLRKYGCAITATDVREQSALTTDVRNLQDEGVKLSLGGHDPALIKGKDLVVLSPGVPRSIALIQEALKAGLPVLSEIEIASEVARAPILAVTGTNGKSTVVTLLGTILSSAGLEVAVAGNIGVALSAVVEDVPSEGVIVAEISSFQLESIAKFHPKVAVLLNITPDHLDRYDRLGSYIEAKARLFSNLKPSDFAVYNADDPFVPPLVTPLTAGLLSFSFRERRVKDGAFVRGGAFWLRRSGEEFEVTRENNVALRGPHNFSNILASICAASALGLTAEQMKRPLEQFKGLEHRLEEVAEIDGVSFVNDSKATNVDSLKYSLLSFDNPIVLIAGGRDKGGNFSTLKQLVAERVKELVLVGEASQKISSSWSGTRAHLAQSMAEAVETAFKLAAPRDVVLLAPGCASFDMFKDFEDRGRAFKNAVLSLVRGSAETRGDNTASADATAKRDGGAKGKPDA